A genomic window from Streptomyces sp. NBC_00234 includes:
- a CDS encoding alpha/beta fold hydrolase, whose product MDKTLSRDGTTIAYRRQGDGPPLILVGGALATAVTDAPLAALLAPRFTVVTYDRRGRGSSGDSGPYTVRREIEDLAALIGEVGGAASVFGMLSGGALALEAQAAGLPVDLLAVYEPPYTPGRSGLLYKARCTARLQRLLSAGDRGGAVELYLSMTGVHAETIGRMRHAPLWQGLESVAHTLAYDDALLGSGALPAERLASVTARTLVVCGGFSPAQVRATTHALTDAVPRGRHRTLTGQTRELAPQVIAPVLADFFAKDVPLRQAS is encoded by the coding sequence ATGGACAAGACTCTCTCGCGCGACGGCACCACGATCGCGTACCGCCGCCAGGGCGACGGGCCGCCGCTGATCCTGGTCGGCGGAGCGCTGGCCACCGCGGTGACCGACGCTCCGCTGGCGGCCCTGCTGGCACCGCGCTTCACGGTCGTCACGTACGACCGCCGGGGGCGCGGCTCCAGCGGTGACAGCGGGCCGTACACGGTCCGGCGCGAGATCGAGGATCTGGCTGCGCTGATCGGCGAAGTGGGCGGCGCCGCCTCGGTCTTCGGCATGCTCTCCGGTGGGGCGCTGGCCCTGGAGGCCCAGGCCGCGGGTCTGCCCGTCGATCTGCTGGCGGTGTACGAGCCGCCGTACACGCCGGGCCGTTCCGGTCTGCTGTACAAGGCCCGCTGCACGGCGCGGCTCCAGCGGCTCCTGTCGGCGGGCGACCGCGGCGGCGCCGTGGAGCTGTACCTCTCGATGACGGGCGTCCACGCCGAGACGATCGGGCGGATGCGGCACGCGCCCCTGTGGCAGGGGCTGGAGTCGGTGGCGCACACCCTCGCGTACGACGACGCGCTGCTCGGCAGCGGCGCCCTCCCGGCGGAACGGCTCGCGTCGGTCACAGCCCGCACGCTGGTGGTCTGCGGCGGATTCAGCCCCGCCCAGGTCCGGGCGACGACCCATGCCCTCACGGACGCCGTTCCGCGGGGCCGCCACCGCACGCTGACGGGCCAGACGCGCGAGCTGGCGCCCCAGGTGATCGCCCCGGTCCTCGCGGACTTCTTCGCGAAGGACGTGCCGCTGCGCCAGGCGTCGTAG
- a CDS encoding TetR family transcriptional regulator: protein MSHTAGIRQTQKLKTRQALLDAALGLLEHQSLSSLGLREVTRAVGVAPTAFYRHFDGTAALGVALVEETLGSLHGMIGAILAETGDSEVRLDRSVELIARHVAAQPAHFRFIAREQHGGVGPVREAIAAQLGLFAEEVAAALGTEPESAGWDQEDLLMLGGLYVDHMVLTASALLEAGPDGGREVIRVARRRLRLVTLGRTHWLDDGAQEAADGP, encoded by the coding sequence ATGAGTCACACCGCCGGCATCCGCCAGACCCAGAAACTGAAGACGCGCCAGGCGCTGCTGGACGCCGCACTCGGGCTGTTGGAGCACCAGAGTCTGAGCAGCCTGGGACTGCGCGAGGTGACGCGCGCGGTGGGAGTGGCCCCGACCGCCTTCTACCGGCACTTCGACGGCACGGCGGCGCTCGGAGTGGCCCTGGTCGAGGAGACGCTGGGAAGTCTGCACGGCATGATCGGCGCGATCCTCGCCGAGACGGGCGACAGCGAGGTGCGCCTGGACCGCAGCGTGGAGCTGATCGCGCGTCATGTCGCCGCGCAGCCGGCCCACTTCCGCTTCATCGCCCGCGAGCAGCACGGCGGAGTCGGCCCGGTCCGCGAGGCCATCGCCGCCCAGCTCGGCCTGTTCGCCGAGGAGGTGGCCGCGGCGCTCGGCACGGAGCCGGAGTCGGCGGGCTGGGACCAGGAGGATCTGCTGATGCTGGGAGGGCTGTACGTGGACCACATGGTCCTCACCGCCTCCGCCCTCCTGGAGGCGGGTCCCGACGGCGGGCGCGAGGTGATCCGGGTGGCCAGGCGGCGCCTGCGCCTGGTGACGCTGGGCCGGACGCACTGGCTGGACGACGGCGCCCAGGAGGCGGCGGACGGCCCGTAG
- a CDS encoding DUF4190 domain-containing protein, with the protein MTLTAFARRTGDRTAPAAPRGTRTREADGLAVASFVLGLTGLLVMNILLGPVAITMALIALARSTARRGRALLGLALGVADLVVLAVLVTVNGTVSWSFGG; encoded by the coding sequence ATGACACTCACCGCATTCGCCCGCCGCACCGGCGACCGAACCGCTCCGGCCGCTCCGCGCGGCACCCGCACCCGGGAGGCCGACGGGCTCGCCGTCGCCTCCTTCGTGCTCGGGCTGACCGGCCTCCTGGTGATGAACATCCTGCTGGGACCCGTCGCCATCACCATGGCCCTCATCGCGCTCGCCCGCTCCACCGCCCGCCGTGGCCGCGCCCTGCTCGGGCTCGCCCTCGGTGTCGCCGACCTCGTCGTCCTGGCCGTCCTCGTCACCGTGAACGGCACGGTCTCCTGGAGCTTCGGGGGCTGA
- a CDS encoding N-acetylmuramoyl-L-alanine amidase encodes MGTNGTAGAQGSKPAHGIGRRALLIGGAATAVGTAALARDEIRRVWWRMPGVRKPRKPGELDFAGAQWVAASEANWRMADRPDDYGIDRVVIHVTQGDFRSALQVFQDPEHGAAAHYVVGQDGRVAQMIRELDVAFHAGNRSYNERSVGIEHEGFVDRPRDLTPAMYASSARLTAAICERYGIPVDREHIVGHVEVPGTDHTDPGPHWDWDRYLKLVRAAKPA; translated from the coding sequence ATGGGGACCAATGGGACGGCCGGCGCGCAGGGCTCGAAGCCCGCTCACGGCATCGGCCGGCGCGCGCTGCTGATCGGCGGCGCGGCGACGGCCGTGGGCACGGCAGCACTGGCACGGGACGAGATCAGGCGCGTCTGGTGGCGGATGCCGGGCGTGCGCAAGCCCCGTAAGCCGGGTGAGCTGGATTTCGCGGGCGCCCAGTGGGTGGCGGCCTCGGAGGCGAACTGGCGGATGGCGGACCGTCCCGACGACTACGGGATCGACCGCGTGGTCATCCATGTCACCCAGGGGGACTTCCGCAGCGCGCTCCAGGTCTTCCAGGACCCGGAGCACGGTGCGGCAGCACACTACGTGGTGGGCCAGGACGGCCGGGTGGCGCAGATGATCCGCGAGCTGGACGTGGCGTTCCACGCGGGGAACCGCTCGTACAACGAGCGCAGCGTCGGCATCGAGCACGAGGGCTTCGTGGACCGCCCGCGCGACCTCACACCGGCGATGTACGCCTCGTCGGCGCGCCTGACGGCCGCGATATGCGAGCGGTACGGGATACCCGTGGACCGCGAGCACATCGTCGGGCACGTGGAGGTGCCGGGCACGGACCATACGGACCCGGGGCCGCACTGGGACTGGGACCGCTATCTGAAGCTGGTGCGGGCGGCGAAACCGGCTTAG
- a CDS encoding ABC transporter ATP-binding protein, which yields MTELSKSGAALGEPVSSASPATDAFLDVRDLKVHFPTDDGLVKSVDGLSFTLEKGKTLGIVGESGSGKSVTSLGIMGLHTAGQYGKRKAQLSGEIWLNGKELLSSDPDEVRKLRGRDMAMIFQDPLSALHPYYTIGKQIVEAYRVHHDVSKKAARTRAIEMLDRVGIPQPDKRVDSYPHEFSGGMRQRAMIAMSLVNNPELLIADEPTTALDVTVQAQILDLIRDLQKEFGSAVIVITHDLGVVAELADDILVMYGGRCVERGPAEKVFYEPRHPYTWGLLGSMPRLDREQTERLIPVKGSPPSLINIPSGCAFNPRCPYADLPKDDVTRTVRPDLLEVGSRHSAACHLSPEQRERIWTEEIAPKL from the coding sequence ATGACCGAGCTGAGCAAGAGCGGAGCCGCCCTGGGCGAGCCGGTCTCCTCCGCCTCGCCCGCCACGGACGCCTTCCTCGACGTCCGCGATCTGAAGGTGCACTTCCCGACCGACGACGGCCTGGTCAAGTCCGTCGACGGGCTCAGCTTCACGCTGGAGAAGGGCAAGACCCTCGGCATCGTGGGCGAGTCGGGTTCCGGCAAGTCCGTGACCTCGCTCGGGATCATGGGTCTGCACACCGCCGGCCAGTACGGCAAGCGCAAGGCCCAGCTCTCCGGCGAGATCTGGCTGAACGGCAAGGAACTTCTGTCCAGCGACCCGGACGAGGTGCGCAAGCTCCGCGGCCGGGACATGGCCATGATCTTCCAGGACCCGCTGTCCGCGCTGCACCCGTACTACACGATCGGCAAGCAGATCGTGGAGGCGTACCGGGTCCATCACGACGTCAGCAAGAAGGCGGCCCGTACCCGGGCCATCGAGATGCTCGACCGCGTCGGTATCCCGCAGCCCGACAAGCGCGTCGACAGCTACCCGCACGAGTTCTCGGGCGGTATGCGTCAGCGCGCGATGATCGCGATGTCGCTGGTCAACAACCCCGAGCTGCTGATCGCCGACGAGCCGACCACGGCCCTCGACGTGACCGTGCAGGCGCAGATCCTCGACCTGATCCGGGATCTGCAGAAGGAGTTCGGCTCCGCGGTCATCGTCATCACGCACGACCTGGGCGTGGTGGCGGAGCTCGCCGACGACATCCTCGTGATGTACGGCGGGCGCTGCGTGGAACGCGGACCGGCCGAGAAGGTGTTCTACGAGCCGCGGCACCCCTACACCTGGGGTCTGCTCGGCTCCATGCCGCGTCTCGACCGGGAGCAGACCGAGCGGCTCATCCCGGTCAAGGGCTCCCCGCCCTCGCTCATCAACATCCCGTCGGGATGCGCCTTCAACCCGCGCTGCCCGTACGCGGATCTGCCCAAGGACGACGTGACCCGCACCGTGCGGCCGGATCTGCTGGAGGTCGGCAGCCGGCACTCGGCCGCCTGCCACCTGTCGCCGGAGCAGCGCGAGCGGATCTGGACCGAAGAGATTGCGCCCAAGCTGTGA
- a CDS encoding cysteine desulfurase family protein has product MAYLDHAATTPMLPEAIAAMTAQLAVTGNASSLHAAGRRARRTVEESREALADALGARPSEVVLTSGGTEADNLAVKGLYWARRDADPRRTRVLASPVEHHAVLDAVDWLAEHEGATVELLPVDSYGRVHPEALREAVLRDPDDVAMITVMWANNEIGTVMPVRELAAVAREFDIPMHADAVQAFGQLEVDFARSGLAAMTVSAHKIGGPVGIGALLLGREYTPVPVLHGGGQERHVRSGTLDVPAVASFAVAGRLAAEGREDFAHRIGSLRDELAAAVLAAVPDAVLGGDPAPGGRLPANAHFSFPGCEGDSLLLLLDAQGIECSTGSACTAGIAQPSHVLLATGTDPDLARGTLRFSLGHTSTKQDVEDVARAIGPAVERARTAGLS; this is encoded by the coding sequence ATGGCTTACCTCGACCACGCCGCGACCACGCCGATGCTTCCGGAAGCCATCGCCGCGATGACCGCCCAGCTCGCCGTCACAGGCAACGCGTCCTCCCTGCACGCCGCGGGGCGCCGGGCCCGCCGTACCGTCGAGGAGTCGAGAGAAGCCCTCGCCGACGCCCTGGGCGCACGGCCCAGCGAGGTGGTCCTCACCTCCGGCGGCACCGAGGCCGACAACCTCGCGGTGAAGGGCCTCTACTGGGCCCGCCGCGATGCCGACCCCCGCCGCACCCGGGTCCTCGCCAGCCCCGTCGAACACCACGCGGTGCTGGACGCCGTCGACTGGCTCGCCGAGCACGAGGGCGCCACCGTCGAGCTCCTGCCCGTCGACTCCTACGGACGCGTCCACCCCGAAGCCCTGCGCGAGGCCGTCCTCCGCGACCCCGACGACGTCGCGATGATCACCGTGATGTGGGCCAACAACGAGATCGGCACCGTCATGCCGGTCCGGGAACTGGCGGCCGTGGCCCGCGAGTTCGACATCCCCATGCATGCCGACGCGGTACAGGCGTTCGGTCAGCTGGAGGTCGACTTCGCCCGGTCGGGACTGGCGGCGATGACCGTCAGCGCCCACAAGATCGGTGGCCCCGTCGGTATCGGGGCGCTGCTCCTGGGCCGCGAGTACACCCCCGTGCCCGTCCTGCACGGCGGCGGGCAGGAACGCCATGTCCGCTCCGGCACCCTCGACGTGCCCGCCGTCGCGTCCTTCGCCGTCGCCGGGCGGCTCGCCGCCGAGGGGCGCGAGGACTTCGCGCACCGGATCGGCTCGCTCCGCGACGAGCTGGCCGCAGCCGTGCTGGCGGCCGTCCCGGACGCCGTCCTCGGCGGCGACCCCGCCCCGGGCGGCCGGCTTCCGGCCAACGCCCACTTCAGCTTCCCGGGCTGCGAGGGCGACTCCCTGCTCCTGCTCCTGGACGCCCAGGGCATCGAATGCTCCACCGGCTCCGCCTGCACGGCCGGGATCGCCCAGCCCAGCCACGTACTCCTGGCCACCGGCACCGATCCGGACCTGGCCCGCGGCACCCTGCGCTTCTCGCTCGGCCACACCTCGACCAAGCAGGACGTGGAGGACGTGGCACGCGCGATCGGCCCGGCGGTCGAACGCGCCAGGACGGCGGGGCTCAGCTAG
- a CDS encoding DUF427 domain-containing protein, which yields MTSTRGHRITVEPGTEHVRAIRDGQVLAESRRPLVLRETGCPVRYYLPPEDVRTDLLTPSDSRTHCPFKGDASYWSRPGAADLVWAYPEPRDEVAAIKDHFCFYDTEVVTD from the coding sequence ATGACTTCCACGCGAGGACACCGCATCACCGTCGAGCCCGGCACCGAGCATGTGCGCGCGATCCGTGACGGGCAGGTGCTGGCCGAGAGCCGGCGTCCGCTCGTGCTGCGCGAGACGGGCTGCCCGGTCCGCTACTACCTGCCGCCGGAGGACGTCCGTACGGATCTGCTCACTCCCTCGGACTCCCGTACGCACTGTCCGTTCAAGGGAGATGCCTCCTACTGGTCGCGGCCCGGCGCCGCCGACCTGGTGTGGGCCTACCCGGAGCCCAGGGACGAAGTCGCCGCGATCAAGGACCACTTCTGCTTCTACGACACCGAGGTCGTCACCGACTGA
- a CDS encoding ABC transporter ATP-binding protein: MSQDKSVEVPAQRAGGKSASPEVLLRVTGLKKHFPIRKGLLQRTTGAVRAVDGIDFEVHAGETLGVVGESGCGKSTMGRLITRLLEPTAGTVEFEGKDITHLGVGGMRPMRRDMQMIFQDPYSSLNPRHTIGTIVGAPFKLQGVKPEGGVRKEVQRLLEVVGLNPEHYNRYPHEFSGGQRQRIGIARALALNPKLVVADEPVSALDVSIQAQVVNLMDDLQEELGLTYVIIAHDLSVVRHVSDRIAVMYLGKIVELADRESLYKSPMHPYTKALLSAVPIPDPKRRSAKSERILLKGDVPSPISPPSGCRFHTRCWKATEVCTTQEPPLVALKTGHQVACHHPENAPDQVPGDAVLATAREAIEIVALKKEPEEVAPEAAQEPTAPKEAEEPGGSPKE, from the coding sequence GTGAGCCAGGACAAGAGCGTCGAGGTTCCTGCGCAGCGGGCCGGCGGGAAGAGCGCCTCCCCGGAGGTGCTGCTCCGGGTCACCGGGCTGAAGAAGCACTTCCCGATCAGGAAGGGCCTGCTCCAGCGCACGACCGGTGCCGTGAGGGCCGTCGACGGGATCGACTTCGAGGTGCACGCGGGGGAGACCCTGGGTGTGGTCGGGGAGTCCGGTTGCGGTAAGTCGACGATGGGCCGGCTGATCACTCGGCTGCTCGAACCCACGGCGGGCACGGTCGAGTTCGAGGGCAAGGACATCACGCACCTCGGTGTGGGCGGCATGCGCCCGATGCGCCGGGACATGCAGATGATCTTCCAGGACCCGTACTCCTCGCTGAACCCGCGGCACACGATCGGCACGATCGTCGGAGCACCCTTCAAGCTCCAGGGGGTCAAGCCCGAGGGCGGCGTCCGCAAGGAAGTGCAGCGGCTGCTGGAGGTGGTCGGTCTCAACCCCGAGCACTACAACCGCTATCCGCACGAGTTCTCCGGCGGCCAGCGCCAGCGCATCGGGATCGCCAGGGCGCTCGCGCTCAACCCGAAGCTGGTCGTGGCCGACGAGCCGGTGTCGGCGCTCGACGTCTCCATCCAGGCGCAGGTCGTCAACCTCATGGACGACCTCCAGGAGGAGCTGGGCCTCACGTACGTGATCATCGCCCACGACCTCTCGGTGGTCCGGCACGTCTCGGACCGGATCGCGGTGATGTACCTCGGCAAGATCGTGGAGCTGGCCGACCGCGAGTCGCTCTACAAGTCGCCGATGCACCCGTACACCAAGGCGCTGCTCTCCGCGGTGCCGATCCCTGACCCGAAGCGCCGGTCGGCCAAGAGCGAGCGGATCCTGCTGAAGGGCGATGTCCCGTCGCCCATCTCGCCGCCGAGCGGCTGCCGTTTCCACACCCGCTGCTGGAAGGCGACGGAGGTCTGCACGACGCAGGAGCCGCCGCTGGTCGCGCTGAAGACCGGGCACCAGGTGGCCTGCCACCACCCGGAGAACGCGCCGGACCAGGTACCGGGCGACGCCGTGCTGGCGACGGCGCGGGAGGCGATCGAGATCGTGGCCCTGAAGAAGGAGCCGGAGGAAGTCGCTCCGGAAGCGGCCCAGGAGCCGACGGCTCCGAAGGAAGCCGAGGAGCCGGGGGGCAGCCCGAAGGAGTAG
- a CDS encoding sulfatase family protein, with protein MSHNDRPRVSRRGFLAGTAAAAATAAVPAVAQAAAAGSAASATRPNILLIVTDDQPKHTEWALPKTVDWLAGRGVRFTNGHVTTPLCSPSRSSVLSGQYAHNHGVRNNGSSYQLDQSTTLQRYLKQAGYRTGLFGKFLNSWDLADNPPHFEDFALLQPAYVDARWNVNGTVQTINGYTTSIIKNRTLDFLDKAATDSRPWFAYVTPYASHGPRTPEAKYAGTAVPEWNGRPSVPEADRSDKPVFIQNATGTLAEGRRIRAEQLRSLRSVDDAVQAFKDKLTALGQLDNTLVIYIADNGFGWADHGWTKKSVPYSPAHEVPFYLSWPAGGLGGATTDNRIVANIDIAPTVLDAAGVAAGHAQDGRSLLTSYSRDHLLVEFWKQGTAAGGPPAWASYVAKNKQYTEYYDLTTDADGKVSGTGQLKFREHYDLAGDPHQLKNNLHLATPQDEQNLGIPALAAQLATDRVG; from the coding sequence ATGAGTCACAACGACAGACCGCGGGTGAGCCGGAGGGGCTTCCTCGCCGGCACGGCGGCGGCAGCCGCCACGGCAGCCGTACCCGCGGTGGCCCAGGCCGCCGCCGCAGGTTCCGCGGCCTCCGCGACCCGCCCGAACATCCTTCTGATCGTCACCGACGACCAGCCCAAGCACACCGAGTGGGCGCTCCCCAAGACGGTCGACTGGCTCGCCGGACGAGGCGTGCGGTTCACCAACGGCCATGTCACCACGCCGCTCTGCTCGCCGTCGCGGTCGTCGGTCCTGTCCGGCCAGTACGCCCACAACCACGGCGTGCGGAACAACGGGTCCTCGTACCAGCTGGACCAGAGCACCACCCTTCAGCGATACCTCAAGCAGGCGGGCTACCGCACCGGCCTGTTCGGCAAGTTCCTCAACTCCTGGGACCTCGCCGACAATCCGCCGCACTTCGAGGACTTCGCGCTGCTCCAGCCGGCCTACGTCGACGCCCGGTGGAACGTCAACGGCACGGTCCAGACGATCAACGGCTACACCACCAGCATCATCAAGAACCGGACGCTGGACTTCCTGGACAAGGCCGCGACCGACAGCCGCCCCTGGTTCGCGTACGTCACTCCGTACGCCTCGCACGGGCCCCGTACGCCCGAGGCCAAGTACGCGGGTACGGCCGTGCCGGAGTGGAACGGACGCCCCTCCGTCCCCGAGGCCGACCGGAGCGACAAGCCGGTCTTCATCCAGAACGCGACCGGGACCCTCGCGGAGGGCCGGCGGATCCGCGCGGAGCAGTTGCGGAGCCTTCGGTCCGTCGACGACGCGGTGCAGGCGTTCAAGGACAAGCTGACGGCCCTCGGGCAGCTGGACAACACCCTGGTCATCTACATCGCCGACAACGGCTTCGGCTGGGCGGACCACGGCTGGACCAAGAAGTCGGTGCCCTACAGCCCCGCCCACGAGGTTCCGTTCTACCTCTCCTGGCCGGCCGGCGGCCTGGGCGGCGCCACCACGGACAACCGCATCGTGGCCAACATCGACATCGCGCCGACCGTCCTCGATGCGGCCGGGGTCGCCGCGGGGCACGCGCAGGACGGCAGGTCGCTGCTGACCTCGTACAGCCGTGATCACCTGCTCGTGGAGTTCTGGAAGCAGGGCACCGCCGCGGGCGGGCCGCCGGCCTGGGCGTCGTACGTGGCCAAGAACAAGCAGTACACCGAGTACTACGACCTGACGACCGACGCCGACGGCAAGGTCTCCGGTACGGGACAGCTGAAGTTCCGCGAGCACTACGACCTCGCGGGCGACCCGCACCAGTTGAAGAACAACCTCCACCTGGCGACCCCGCAGGACGAGCAGAACCTCGGCATACCCGCACTGGCGGCCCAGCTCGCCACCGACCGGGTCGGCTAG
- the mnmA gene encoding tRNA 2-thiouridine(34) synthase MnmA produces the protein MTQTSQRPLRVLAAMSGGVDSAVAAARAAEAGHDVTGVHLALSANPQSFRTGARGCCTIEDSRDARRAADVIGIPFYVWDLAERFREDVVEDFVAEYEAGRTPNPCLRCNEKIKFAALLDKALALGFDAVCTGHYATVVLNEDGSRELHRASDMAKDQSYVLGVLDEKQLAHAMFPLGDTLTTKDEIRAEAERRGLAVAKKPDSHDICFIADGDTQGFLADRLGGKAEGDILDESGTKLGTHDGAFGFTIGQRKGLRIGHPAADGKPRYVLDISPVNNTVTVGPAEALDVTALTAIRPRWCGTPPAGPGTYTAQLRAHGGETEVGAELVDGTLHVSFTEPVRGVAPGQAVVLYDGSRVVGSATIATTVRRETAAAG, from the coding sequence ATGACTCAGACTTCCCAGCGCCCCCTCCGTGTCCTCGCCGCCATGTCGGGCGGTGTCGACTCCGCCGTCGCCGCGGCCCGCGCCGCCGAAGCGGGGCACGACGTGACCGGTGTGCACCTCGCCCTCTCCGCGAACCCCCAGTCCTTCCGCACCGGGGCGCGCGGCTGTTGCACCATCGAGGACTCCCGGGACGCCCGCCGCGCGGCGGACGTCATCGGCATCCCCTTCTACGTCTGGGACCTGGCGGAACGCTTCCGCGAGGACGTCGTGGAGGACTTCGTCGCGGAGTACGAGGCGGGCCGCACCCCCAACCCGTGCCTGCGCTGCAACGAGAAGATCAAGTTCGCCGCGCTGCTCGACAAGGCCCTCGCCCTCGGGTTCGACGCCGTGTGCACCGGCCACTACGCCACGGTCGTCCTGAACGAGGACGGCAGCCGCGAGCTGCACCGCGCCTCGGACATGGCGAAGGACCAGAGCTACGTGCTGGGCGTCCTCGACGAGAAGCAGCTCGCCCACGCGATGTTCCCGCTCGGCGACACCCTCACCACCAAGGACGAGATCCGCGCCGAGGCCGAGCGCCGCGGTCTGGCCGTGGCGAAGAAGCCCGACAGCCACGACATCTGCTTCATCGCCGACGGAGACACCCAGGGCTTCCTCGCCGACCGCCTGGGCGGCAAGGCGGAGGGCGACATCCTCGACGAGTCCGGCACCAAGCTCGGCACGCACGACGGCGCCTTCGGCTTCACCATCGGCCAGCGCAAGGGCCTGCGCATCGGCCACCCGGCCGCCGACGGCAAGCCGCGCTACGTCCTGGACATCTCCCCGGTGAACAACACCGTGACGGTGGGCCCGGCCGAGGCGCTCGACGTCACGGCACTCACCGCCATCAGGCCCCGCTGGTGCGGCACGCCCCCGGCAGGGCCCGGTACGTACACCGCGCAGCTGCGCGCCCACGGCGGCGAGACCGAGGTCGGCGCCGAGCTGGTCGACGGGACGCTGCACGTCTCCTTCACCGAGCCGGTACGGGGCGTCGCCCCCGGCCAGGCGGTCGTGCTGTACGACGGGAGCCGGGTGGTCGGCTCGGCCACCATCGCGACGACGGTGCGCCGGGAGACCGCCGCGGCCGGCTGA
- a CDS encoding trimeric intracellular cation channel family protein, with product MLLELFTPSVQHALDIAGIFVFAISGALLAVRKNFDVFGIAVLAEVTALGGGLFRDVIIGALPPAAFTDLGYFTTPLLAAGLVFFLHPHVERIQVGVNVFDAAGLGLFCVTGTVKAYEYGLGLTASAALGLTTAVGGGVLRDVLANEVPSLLRWDRDLYAVPAIVGAAMVVLCIRFDTLNTFTSGAAVITAFALRLLAMRFHWRAPRAYNRRSATADEG from the coding sequence GTGCTCCTCGAACTGTTCACGCCCTCCGTCCAGCATGCGCTCGACATCGCCGGAATCTTCGTCTTCGCGATCTCCGGCGCACTGCTCGCCGTACGCAAGAACTTCGATGTCTTCGGCATCGCGGTACTCGCCGAGGTGACAGCGCTGGGCGGGGGGCTGTTCCGTGACGTGATCATCGGCGCGCTCCCGCCCGCCGCCTTCACGGATCTCGGCTACTTCACCACCCCGCTGCTCGCCGCCGGGCTGGTCTTCTTCCTCCACCCCCACGTCGAGCGCATCCAGGTCGGCGTCAACGTGTTCGACGCCGCCGGCCTCGGGCTCTTCTGTGTCACCGGCACGGTGAAGGCGTACGAGTACGGCCTCGGGCTGACCGCTTCGGCGGCCCTGGGGCTCACCACCGCGGTCGGCGGCGGTGTGCTGCGCGACGTCCTGGCCAACGAGGTGCCCTCGCTGCTGCGCTGGGACCGCGACCTGTACGCCGTGCCCGCGATCGTCGGGGCCGCGATGGTCGTGCTGTGCATCCGTTTCGACACGCTCAACACCTTCACCAGCGGTGCGGCCGTGATCACCGCGTTCGCCCTGCGGCTGCTGGCCATGCGCTTCCACTGGCGCGCGCCGCGTGCCTACAACCGTCGCTCGGCGACGGCCGACGAAGGCTAG
- a CDS encoding thioesterase family protein: MAQAAAQVARTAQATIGNSEFDRDTAVTLREEGVYDAELSAGWTIIHAVNGGYLLAMLGRALGEALPHPDPFSVSAHYLTASVPGPAVIRTQVVRTGRTLSTGQASLFQYAEDGTEVERIRVLATYGDLDGLTDDVRTAAVPPAIPPLDQCLGPSDGPAPIPGSSAITGRLDIKLDPATIGWAVGAPSGKGEMRGWFGLADGRDADPLSLLLTVDALPPTSFELGIKGWTPTIELTTHIRCRPAPGPLRVSITTRNLAGGFLEEDADVWDSADRLVAQSRQLARAPRG, translated from the coding sequence ATGGCACAGGCAGCAGCGCAGGTGGCGCGGACAGCGCAGGCAACCATCGGGAACAGCGAGTTCGACCGCGACACCGCGGTCACGCTCCGCGAAGAGGGCGTCTACGACGCGGAGCTCTCCGCGGGCTGGACGATCATCCACGCCGTCAACGGCGGATACCTGCTGGCCATGCTGGGCCGGGCCCTCGGTGAGGCGCTCCCGCACCCCGACCCGTTCTCGGTCTCCGCGCACTACCTCACCGCCTCCGTGCCCGGCCCCGCGGTGATCCGTACACAGGTCGTCCGCACCGGCCGCACCCTCTCCACCGGTCAGGCGTCCCTCTTCCAGTACGCGGAGGACGGCACCGAGGTCGAGCGCATCCGGGTGCTCGCCACCTACGGCGACCTGGACGGCCTCACCGACGACGTCCGCACCGCGGCGGTGCCGCCCGCGATCCCGCCGCTCGACCAGTGCCTCGGCCCGAGCGACGGACCGGCGCCGATCCCCGGCAGCTCCGCCATCACCGGGCGCCTCGACATCAAGCTCGACCCGGCGACGATCGGCTGGGCCGTCGGCGCACCGTCCGGCAAGGGCGAGATGCGTGGCTGGTTCGGTCTGGCGGACGGCCGCGACGCGGACCCGCTCTCCCTGCTGCTCACGGTCGACGCACTGCCGCCGACCTCGTTCGAGCTGGGCATCAAGGGCTGGACGCCCACCATCGAGCTGACGACCCACATCCGCTGCCGCCCGGCCCCCGGACCGCTGCGCGTCTCCATCACCACCCGGAACCTCGCGGGCGGCTTCCTGGAGGAGGACGCGGACGTCTGGGACAGCGCGGACCGCCTGGTCGCCCAGTCCCGCCAGCTGGCCAGGGCCCCGCGCGGCTGA